Within the Marinobacter sp. SS13-12 genome, the region CTAAAGTCGCCACCCGCAAAACCACGCGAGGATTCCCCTGTTTCATTGCAACAAGTTGGGAGCCACAGTTCGAGCAGAAGTAACGCAGCTTGCCAGGTGAAGACTCATAGCTCTTGAGCATATCCTCGCCCCTGGTCCAGCGAAAGTGTTCACGGAGTACCCCTGCTCCGGTATTGAAGGCCGCCGAATGCGCTTTCCGG harbors:
- a CDS encoding GFA family protein, whose amino-acid sequence is MKGSCLCGGLGYEVDRLDTPIQHCSCRTCRKAHSAAFNTGAGVLREHFRWTRGEDMLKSYESSPGKLRYFCSNCGSQLVAMKQGNPRVVLRVATLDEDPISRPERQIWSSHEVPWLEYGSHIVAYSEWEPGH